One region of Mycolicibacterium insubricum genomic DNA includes:
- the kdpF gene encoding K(+)-transporting ATPase subunit F: MGRATVSNIVGLVLAVGIAAFMFAALLFPERF; this comes from the coding sequence GTGGGTCGAGCAACTGTGAGCAACATCGTCGGCCTGGTGCTGGCGGTCGGCATCGCGGCATTCATGTTCGCCGCCCTGCTGTTCCCGGAACGGTTCTAG
- a CDS encoding LysE family translocator, whose translation MELSLVAAFAVVALALVVVPGPDWAYILTSGARDHVVVPAVGGILLGYAAVTAVVVAGVGALVAAAPTAMVVLTMAGAAYVTYLGVQVLRAPETPAIAPGGYSVGDDAVAHRSRLGCLVRGAGVSASNPKGLLVFLAILPQFTRTSASWPVWVQMGALAVVFIVLCALVYLPLGHAARWLLGERPAVARNVTRLSGAAMLVVGTSLAVEQIVRSLGA comes from the coding sequence ATGGAGCTATCACTGGTTGCCGCGTTCGCGGTCGTCGCCCTGGCGCTGGTCGTCGTCCCCGGACCCGATTGGGCCTACATCCTGACCTCGGGGGCCCGCGACCACGTCGTCGTCCCCGCGGTCGGCGGAATCCTGCTCGGCTACGCGGCGGTGACGGCCGTCGTCGTCGCCGGGGTGGGTGCGCTGGTTGCGGCCGCACCGACGGCGATGGTGGTGCTCACCATGGCCGGCGCGGCATACGTGACGTACCTGGGCGTTCAGGTGCTGCGCGCCCCCGAGACGCCCGCCATTGCACCGGGCGGCTATTCGGTCGGCGACGACGCCGTCGCGCACCGGTCGCGGCTGGGCTGTCTGGTCCGCGGCGCGGGCGTCAGCGCGTCGAACCCCAAGGGGCTGCTGGTTTTCCTGGCCATCCTTCCGCAGTTCACCCGGACGTCGGCATCCTGGCCGGTCTGGGTTCAGATGGGCGCTCTGGCAGTGGTTTTCATCGTGCTGTGCGCGCTGGTCTACCTGCCGCTGGGGCACGCGGCACGTTGGCTGCTGGGTGAGCGGCCCGCCGTCGCTCGCAATGTCACCCGACTGTCCGGGGCTGCGATGCTTGTGGTGGGCACAAGCCTGGCCGTCGAGCAGATCGTGCGAAGCCTCGGGGCGTGA
- a CDS encoding sensor histidine kinase, which produces MTAVRELTDFLTAQPVRAAAVLRPAMIVLIIMMVDIGHVDHWLPGVYNTVVVSYLVTSLVWLAVTFRDPIASWAGWASTVVDVLAVVTLCLSSGGATAWLLPVFFLLPISVAFQDRPWLTAVLGALTALAYLGVWVVYSKRDDTVGLPNIVYMHFAFLLWFAAATSALSLVISRRDARVRALVDVQRRLVSESLRVEERNNRDVAVALHDGPLQELLAARLRLDELAERIDDPALQTVRGTLGDAATQLRSTLRTLHPAVLSELGLTPAVAELLRAYRQDGPLTVEGELDEVGKPPGQDLLYRAARELLANAVQHAHARTARVTLHRVGDAVELTVSDDGVGFDPDVLASGVTEGRIGLASLITRVEAMGGELELTTAPGLGTRVRVSIPRSAD; this is translated from the coding sequence ATGACCGCGGTTCGCGAACTCACCGATTTCCTGACAGCTCAACCGGTTCGGGCCGCCGCGGTGCTGCGGCCCGCCATGATCGTGCTGATCATCATGATGGTCGATATCGGTCATGTCGACCACTGGCTGCCGGGGGTCTACAACACCGTCGTCGTCAGTTACCTGGTGACCTCACTGGTTTGGCTGGCCGTGACGTTCCGCGATCCGATCGCCTCGTGGGCCGGTTGGGCGTCGACGGTCGTCGATGTGCTGGCCGTGGTGACACTGTGCCTGAGCTCCGGTGGCGCGACGGCGTGGTTGCTTCCGGTGTTCTTCCTGCTGCCCATTTCGGTTGCGTTCCAGGATCGCCCGTGGCTGACCGCGGTGTTGGGCGCGCTGACCGCGTTGGCGTATCTGGGCGTGTGGGTCGTCTACTCCAAGCGCGACGACACCGTCGGGCTGCCCAACATCGTGTACATGCATTTCGCGTTCCTGCTCTGGTTCGCCGCCGCGACCAGCGCGCTGAGCCTGGTGATATCCCGGCGCGACGCTCGGGTTCGCGCACTCGTCGACGTGCAGCGCCGGCTGGTCTCGGAATCGCTGCGCGTCGAGGAACGCAACAACCGGGACGTGGCGGTCGCCCTGCACGACGGTCCGCTGCAGGAACTGCTGGCCGCTCGACTGCGCCTCGATGAACTCGCCGAGCGGATCGATGATCCGGCACTGCAGACGGTGCGCGGCACTCTCGGCGACGCCGCAACGCAGTTGCGGTCCACGCTGCGCACCCTGCACCCGGCGGTGCTGTCCGAACTCGGCCTCACGCCCGCGGTGGCCGAGCTGCTGCGGGCGTACCGGCAGGACGGGCCGCTCACCGTCGAGGGTGAACTCGACGAGGTCGGCAAACCACCCGGCCAGGACCTGCTCTACCGCGCGGCACGAGAACTGCTGGCCAATGCGGTCCAGCACGCCCACGCCCGCACAGCGCGGGTGACACTGCACCGGGTCGGCGATGCCGTCGAGCTCACGGTGTCCGACGACGGGGTCGGGTTCGACCCGGACGTGCTGGCCTCCGGAGTCACGGAGGGGCGGATCGGGTTGGCGTCGTTGATCACGCGCGTCGAGGCGATGGGTGGCGAACTGGAGTTGACGACGGCCCCCGGGCTGGGGACCCGGGTCCGGGTGTCGATTCCCCGGTCGGCGGACTGA
- a CDS encoding alpha/beta hydrolase — protein MTRFLSVISAGLLAISSIVLSPALPTATADPGGAHITNIEKVNERWDKVSVYSPAMDKVIVNDVYKATGSGAPTFYLLPGIDGGDNLDPGGSWAPGTKSWFGMTDIQGFFANKNVNVVSPLGGQFSWFTNWVNDSSKQYQTYMTQELPPLINAQYKTNGRNAVGGLSSTGGTAVDYAVQAPGVFKAVGSYSGLLTPSDDPSQVSMTLMGGGVSADNMWGPAGGPLWIAHDPSKNVAKLRGVAVYAAAASGGQGDVDRLAPGTNNLTGGLIEGIVADSTRKFADAAKAAGIPITYVVRPEGSHTWGLFESEMQESWNTTIGPALGR, from the coding sequence GTGACCAGATTTCTCAGCGTTATCTCGGCCGGCCTACTGGCTATTTCGTCCATTGTTCTAAGCCCGGCCCTGCCCACCGCGACGGCTGATCCCGGCGGCGCGCACATCACCAACATCGAGAAGGTCAACGAGCGCTGGGACAAGGTCTCGGTGTACTCCCCGGCCATGGACAAGGTGATCGTCAACGACGTCTACAAGGCGACCGGCTCCGGTGCACCCACGTTCTATCTGCTGCCCGGCATCGACGGCGGCGACAACCTCGACCCCGGCGGCAGCTGGGCGCCGGGCACCAAGAGCTGGTTCGGCATGACCGACATCCAGGGCTTCTTCGCCAACAAGAACGTCAACGTCGTCTCGCCGCTGGGCGGACAGTTCAGCTGGTTCACCAACTGGGTCAACGATTCCAGCAAGCAGTACCAGACCTACATGACCCAGGAACTTCCGCCGCTGATCAACGCGCAGTACAAGACCAACGGGCGCAACGCCGTCGGCGGACTGTCCAGCACCGGCGGCACCGCCGTGGACTACGCCGTGCAGGCACCCGGGGTGTTCAAGGCCGTCGGTTCCTACAGCGGTCTGCTGACGCCGTCGGACGATCCCTCGCAGGTCTCCATGACGCTGATGGGCGGCGGTGTGAGCGCGGACAACATGTGGGGCCCGGCCGGCGGGCCGCTGTGGATCGCCCACGACCCGTCGAAGAACGTGGCCAAACTGCGCGGTGTGGCCGTGTACGCCGCGGCCGCATCCGGCGGTCAGGGCGACGTCGACCGGCTGGCCCCGGGCACCAACAACCTGACCGGCGGCCTGATCGAGGGCATCGTCGCCGACAGCACCCGCAAGTTCGCCGACGCCGCGAAGGCCGCGGGCATTCCGATCACCTACGTCGTGCGCCCGGAGGGATCCCACACCTGGGGCCTGTTCGAGTCGGAGATGCAGGAGTCCTGGAACACCACCATCGGTCCGGCCCTGGGGCGCTAA
- the kdpB gene encoding potassium-transporting ATPase subunit KdpB: MLWAALPDALRKLDPRTLWHNPVMFVVEIGAAWSTVLAVATPSWFAWLIVVWLWLTVVFANLAEGVAEGRGKAQAETLRKTKTATPARRLSGWAPGTEGSEEEVAAALLRRGDIVVVEAGGVIPGDGDVVEGIASVDESAITGESAPVIRESGGDRSAVTGGTTVLSDRIVVRITQRPGESFVDRMIALVEGANRQKTPNEIALNILLAALTIIFVFAVATLQPAAVYAKANNPGVADSAALTGQGVTGIVLVALLICLIPTTIGALLSAIGIAGMDRLVQRNVLAMSGRAVEAAGDVNTLLLDKTGTITLGNRQAAAFDPLPGVTADDLADAAQLASLADETPEGRSIVVYAKTAHGLRARTPGELTGAHWLQFSATTRMSGVDLDDGTRLRKGAASAVADWVRTEGGTVPTELGAIVDGIAAAGGTPLVVGRSRAGATAVLGVIHLKDVVKAGMRARFDEMRRMGIRTVMITGDNPLTARAIADEAGVDDFLAEATPEDKMTLIKREQAGGRLVAMTGDGTNDAPALAQADVGVAMNSGTSAAKEAGNMVDLDSDPTKLIEIVEIGKQLLITRGALTTFSIANDVAKYFAIIPALFVALFPGLDVLNVMRLHSPQSAILSAVVFNAIVIVALIPLALRGVRYTPSSASKLLSRNLYRYGAGGIAAPFLGIKLIDLVVQLIPGM, from the coding sequence ATGCTGTGGGCCGCACTGCCGGACGCGCTGCGCAAGCTGGACCCACGCACGCTGTGGCACAACCCGGTGATGTTCGTCGTGGAGATCGGCGCGGCCTGGTCGACGGTGCTGGCGGTGGCGACGCCGTCCTGGTTCGCCTGGCTGATCGTTGTCTGGCTGTGGCTGACCGTGGTCTTCGCCAACCTGGCCGAAGGCGTGGCCGAGGGCCGCGGCAAGGCCCAGGCCGAAACGCTGCGCAAAACCAAGACCGCCACCCCGGCGCGGCGACTGTCCGGCTGGGCGCCCGGGACCGAAGGCAGCGAGGAGGAGGTCGCCGCCGCACTGCTGCGTCGCGGCGACATCGTGGTCGTCGAGGCCGGCGGGGTCATTCCCGGCGACGGTGACGTGGTGGAAGGCATTGCGTCGGTGGATGAATCGGCCATCACCGGTGAGTCGGCCCCGGTGATCCGGGAATCCGGCGGCGACCGGTCGGCCGTCACCGGCGGCACCACCGTGCTGTCGGACCGGATCGTCGTGCGGATCACCCAACGGCCCGGTGAGAGTTTCGTCGACCGGATGATCGCGCTGGTCGAGGGCGCCAACCGGCAGAAGACCCCCAACGAGATCGCGCTGAACATCCTGCTGGCCGCGCTCACCATCATCTTCGTGTTCGCCGTCGCCACCCTGCAGCCCGCGGCCGTCTACGCCAAGGCGAACAACCCCGGCGTCGCCGACAGCGCCGCGCTGACCGGCCAGGGCGTCACCGGCATCGTGCTGGTGGCCCTGCTGATCTGCCTGATCCCCACCACCATCGGCGCCCTGCTCTCGGCGATCGGCATCGCCGGGATGGACCGGTTGGTGCAGCGCAACGTGCTGGCGATGTCCGGGCGCGCGGTGGAGGCGGCCGGTGACGTCAACACCCTGCTGCTGGACAAGACCGGCACCATCACCCTGGGCAACCGCCAGGCCGCAGCCTTCGACCCGCTGCCCGGGGTCACCGCAGACGACCTCGCCGACGCCGCGCAACTGGCCAGCCTGGCCGACGAGACCCCCGAGGGACGTTCGATCGTGGTGTACGCCAAGACCGCCCACGGCCTGCGGGCCCGCACCCCGGGCGAGTTGACCGGCGCGCACTGGCTGCAGTTCAGCGCGACGACTCGGATGTCCGGGGTGGATCTGGACGACGGCACCCGGTTGCGCAAGGGCGCGGCCAGTGCGGTCGCCGACTGGGTGCGCACCGAAGGCGGCACGGTGCCAACCGAACTCGGTGCCATCGTCGACGGGATCGCCGCTGCCGGCGGCACTCCGCTGGTGGTCGGGCGCAGCCGGGCCGGGGCCACCGCGGTGCTCGGTGTCATCCATCTCAAGGATGTCGTCAAGGCGGGCATGCGGGCCCGGTTCGACGAGATGCGCCGGATGGGTATCCGCACGGTGATGATCACCGGCGACAACCCGCTGACCGCCAGGGCGATCGCCGACGAGGCCGGCGTCGACGACTTCCTCGCCGAGGCCACCCCGGAAGACAAGATGACGCTGATCAAACGCGAGCAGGCGGGCGGGCGGCTGGTGGCGATGACCGGCGACGGCACCAACGACGCTCCCGCCCTGGCCCAGGCCGACGTCGGCGTCGCGATGAACTCCGGGACCTCGGCGGCCAAGGAAGCCGGGAACATGGTCGATCTCGACTCCGACCCGACCAAGCTCATCGAGATCGTCGAGATCGGCAAGCAGCTGCTGATCACCCGCGGCGCGCTGACCACGTTCTCCATCGCCAACGACGTGGCCAAGTATTTCGCCATCATCCCGGCGCTGTTCGTCGCGTTGTTCCCCGGCCTGGACGTGCTGAACGTGATGCGGCTGCACAGCCCGCAGTCGGCGATCCTGTCCGCGGTCGTGTTCAACGCGATCGTCATCGTCGCGCTGATCCCGCTGGCCCTGCGCGGGGTGCGCTACACCCCGTCGAGCGCGTCGAAACTGCTGAGCCGCAACCTGTATCGATACGGCGCCGGCGGCATCGCGGCCCCGTTCCTGGGGATCAAGCTCATCGATCTCGTCGTCCAACTGATCCCGGGGATGTGA
- a CDS encoding patatin-like phospholipase family protein gives MTEGRRALVLAGGGIAGIAWETGVLAGIADAAPAAAAALLDSDVVVGTSAGSTVAAQLGSGLTPAELFARQTDGTSQELDPGVNVDDIGELFLQALRMPGATKAQMLARIGQIAAATATVSEARRRAVIAHRLPSHHWPARTTRVTAVDIDSGELVVFDRDSGVDLVDAVAASCAVPGAWTPVTIGGRRYMDGGVASSVNTSAAKDCASAVVLVPSAADSPSPWPVGTAAEIAAFPGNTIAVFADPEALSAFGPNPLDPACRIPSAHAGREQGRREAARIAAFLGI, from the coding sequence ATGACCGAGGGCAGGCGGGCGCTGGTGCTGGCCGGCGGCGGGATCGCCGGGATCGCCTGGGAGACCGGCGTCTTAGCCGGAATCGCCGACGCCGCACCGGCTGCCGCGGCGGCACTGCTCGATTCCGACGTCGTCGTCGGTACCTCGGCCGGATCGACGGTCGCCGCCCAGCTCGGCAGCGGGCTGACGCCCGCGGAACTCTTCGCCCGCCAGACCGACGGCACATCACAGGAACTCGACCCCGGGGTGAATGTCGACGATATCGGTGAACTGTTTCTACAGGCGCTGCGGATGCCCGGCGCCACCAAGGCGCAGATGCTCGCGCGCATCGGACAGATCGCGGCCGCCACTGCCACGGTGTCCGAAGCCCGACGCCGGGCGGTGATCGCGCATCGGCTCCCGAGCCACCACTGGCCCGCCCGCACAACGCGGGTCACCGCGGTCGACATCGACTCCGGCGAATTGGTGGTGTTCGACAGGGATTCCGGCGTCGATCTCGTCGACGCCGTGGCAGCCAGTTGCGCGGTTCCCGGCGCGTGGACGCCGGTGACCATCGGCGGTCGTCGCTACATGGACGGCGGGGTGGCCAGCTCGGTCAACACGAGCGCCGCAAAAGACTGCGCGAGCGCCGTCGTACTGGTTCCCTCCGCCGCCGATTCTCCGTCGCCGTGGCCCGTCGGCACCGCCGCCGAGATCGCAGCCTTCCCCGGGAACACGATCGCGGTGTTCGCAGACCCCGAGGCGCTCAGCGCCTTCGGCCCCAATCCCCTGGATCCAGCCTGCCGCATCCCCTCGGCACACGCCGGACGCGAGCAGGGCCGACGCGAGGCCGCACGCATCGCAGCGTTCCTCGGGATCTGA
- a CDS encoding VOC family protein — MSANLSHFALNADDLPTARAFYERVFGWTFTPWGPPNFFKIQTGSEDEPGIGGALQQRRELIPGRLASGPECTFAVDDIDATARSVIDAGGTILMPKSTISGVGHLIFFQDPAGNTIGAMQYDSTA, encoded by the coding sequence ATGTCCGCGAATCTTTCCCATTTCGCCCTCAACGCCGACGATCTACCTACTGCACGCGCCTTCTACGAACGCGTCTTCGGCTGGACCTTCACCCCGTGGGGTCCGCCGAACTTCTTCAAGATCCAAACCGGCAGTGAGGACGAGCCCGGGATCGGCGGCGCGCTGCAGCAACGCCGCGAGTTGATCCCGGGCAGGCTGGCATCGGGACCCGAATGCACCTTCGCCGTCGACGATATCGACGCGACGGCGCGGTCCGTGATCGACGCCGGCGGGACGATTCTCATGCCGAAGTCCACCATCAGCGGAGTCGGGCACCTGATCTTCTTCCAGGATCCGGCCGGCAATACCATCGGCGCCATGCAGTACGACTCAACCGCGTAG
- the kdpA gene encoding potassium-transporting ATPase subunit KdpA has protein sequence MNTGVAFLVLLIGALAAVHVPLGDYMYRVYSSAKHSRAERLIYRAIGADPAAEQTWGGYTRSVLAFSAVGIVFLFGLQLVQGRLPLHLHDPATPMTPALAWNTAVSFVTNTNWQAYAGETTQGHLVQMAGLGVQNFVSAAVGMAVAIAFVRGLARRDTSELGNFWVDLVRGSLRILLPLAVLSALLLVAGGVIQNFHLHDQVVTTVTGATQTLPGGPVASQEAVKLLGTNGGGFFNANSAHPFENPTGWTNWVETLLLLVIAFSLPRTFGRLLGDDVRGRRQGLAIAAVMTVLALASVALTLAFQSAHHGAVPAAVGAATEGVEQRFGVGDSTVFATATTLTSTGATDAAHDSFTSLGGLMTLFNMQLGEIAPGGAGSGLYGMLIIAIITVFIAGLMVGRTPEYLGKKITPREIKLAATYFLITPLIALTGTALALALPGPQSAMLNSGPHGLSEVLYAFTSAAANNGSAFAGLSANTTWYNTALGLAMLFGRFLPIVFVLALAGSLAGQGRTPESIGTLPTHRPQFVGMVTGVTLLLVTLTFLPLLALGPLAEGIHL, from the coding sequence ATGAACACCGGGGTCGCATTCCTGGTGCTGCTCATCGGGGCGCTGGCCGCGGTGCACGTGCCGCTCGGTGACTACATGTACCGCGTCTACAGCAGCGCCAAGCACTCGCGCGCCGAACGCCTCATCTACCGAGCCATCGGCGCCGACCCGGCAGCCGAGCAGACCTGGGGCGGCTACACCCGCAGCGTGCTCGCCTTCTCCGCGGTCGGCATCGTGTTCCTGTTCGGCCTGCAACTCGTCCAGGGCCGGCTGCCACTGCACCTGCACGACCCGGCCACCCCGATGACGCCGGCGCTGGCCTGGAACACCGCGGTCAGCTTCGTCACCAACACCAACTGGCAGGCCTACGCCGGGGAAACCACGCAGGGCCACCTGGTGCAGATGGCGGGGCTGGGGGTACAGAACTTCGTGTCCGCCGCCGTCGGGATGGCGGTGGCCATCGCCTTCGTCCGCGGCCTGGCCCGCCGGGACACCAGCGAGCTCGGGAACTTCTGGGTGGACCTGGTCCGCGGCAGCCTGCGGATCCTGCTGCCGCTGGCGGTCCTGTCCGCACTGCTGCTCGTCGCCGGCGGCGTCATCCAGAACTTCCACCTGCACGACCAAGTCGTCACCACGGTCACCGGCGCCACCCAGACGCTGCCCGGCGGACCGGTCGCCTCGCAGGAGGCCGTCAAGCTGCTCGGCACCAACGGTGGCGGGTTCTTCAACGCCAATTCCGCGCACCCGTTCGAGAATCCCACCGGGTGGACGAACTGGGTGGAAACGCTGCTGCTGCTGGTGATCGCCTTCAGCCTGCCCCGCACATTCGGCCGTCTCCTCGGCGACGACGTGCGCGGCCGGCGCCAGGGCCTGGCGATCGCCGCCGTCATGACGGTTCTCGCGCTGGCCTCCGTGGCGCTGACCCTGGCATTCCAGTCCGCCCACCACGGCGCCGTCCCGGCCGCGGTCGGCGCGGCGACCGAAGGCGTCGAACAGCGTTTCGGCGTCGGGGATTCCACAGTGTTCGCCACCGCGACCACGTTGACCTCCACCGGCGCGACCGACGCCGCCCACGATTCGTTCACCAGCCTCGGCGGTCTGATGACGCTGTTCAACATGCAGCTCGGTGAGATCGCGCCCGGCGGCGCCGGTTCCGGTCTCTACGGCATGCTGATCATCGCGATCATCACCGTGTTCATCGCCGGACTGATGGTCGGCCGCACCCCGGAGTACCTCGGCAAGAAGATCACCCCGCGCGAGATCAAGCTCGCCGCAACCTATTTCCTGATCACTCCGCTGATCGCACTGACCGGCACCGCGCTCGCCCTGGCCCTCCCCGGCCCACAGTCCGCGATGCTGAACTCCGGTCCGCACGGTCTGTCCGAGGTGCTCTACGCGTTCACCTCGGCGGCGGCCAACAACGGCTCGGCGTTCGCCGGGCTGTCAGCCAACACCACCTGGTACAACACCGCGCTGGGGCTGGCCATGCTGTTCGGCCGATTCCTGCCCATCGTTTTCGTCCTGGCTCTCGCCGGGTCCCTGGCCGGCCAGGGCCGCACCCCGGAGTCGATCGGCACCCTGCCCACCCACCGGCCGCAGTTCGTCGGCATGGTCACCGGGGTGACGCTGCTGCTCGTCACCCTGACGTTCCTGCCCCTGCTCGCGCTCGGGCCGCTCGCCGAAGGAATCCACCTGTGA
- a CDS encoding Lrp/AsnC family transcriptional regulator: MDTLDRKILAELQVQGRLSTTDLASRVGLTVAPTHRRVRDLEASGAIVGYRAVIDPRALGLNFEALVFVTMKQEDRATLLGFEEAAAAVPNILQAYRLFGDPDFLLRVRTTDLEAYTRLQDDVLATLPGVQRFTSTLVMKDVVGDRPYPTH, encoded by the coding sequence ATGGACACCCTTGATCGAAAGATTCTTGCGGAGCTACAGGTGCAGGGCCGACTCAGCACCACCGACCTCGCCTCCCGCGTGGGCCTGACCGTCGCACCCACCCACCGCCGCGTCCGTGACCTGGAGGCGTCCGGCGCGATCGTTGGGTACCGGGCCGTCATCGACCCGAGGGCGCTGGGCCTGAACTTCGAGGCGCTGGTGTTCGTCACCATGAAGCAGGAGGACCGCGCGACTCTGCTCGGCTTCGAGGAGGCCGCCGCGGCGGTGCCGAATATCCTGCAGGCGTACCGACTCTTCGGCGATCCCGACTTCCTGTTGCGGGTGCGCACCACCGACCTGGAGGCCTACACGCGGCTGCAGGACGACGTGCTGGCCACGCTGCCCGGCGTGCAGCGGTTCACCTCCACCCTGGTGATGAAGGACGTCGTCGGCGACCGCCCGTACCCGACGCACTGA
- a CDS encoding CDP-diacylglycerol diphosphatase: MTTTTRLGSARRFGLIATAAALPLMGLAIAPAAGAKTTEFGPCGKVTDQHINLWDDVKNATPKKAGSNIEVVWPSNDKSRGFAVRQGHKPAQLTDLLVIATARETGIECENLTDAKAPNYFKDAYEQVKRLPVGNQGQKPDWALAINSEDNRGQNQLHIHVTLLDPTARTDIDQAVKDHKVAGDQHGWQTAVIGVRGHTENSQVEKSPRGYRAWNAKNFDHNFFATLNDEIVAPLKKQGADVGMRNETMLITQNHQGPGFIVLASDEKTKLAPFGVNNVERLLDKG; encoded by the coding sequence ATGACCACCACCACCCGCCTCGGCTCCGCCCGCCGGTTCGGCCTCATCGCCACCGCCGCGGCCCTTCCGCTGATGGGACTGGCGATCGCACCGGCTGCCGGCGCCAAAACCACCGAGTTCGGCCCGTGCGGCAAGGTCACCGACCAGCACATCAACCTCTGGGACGACGTCAAGAACGCCACGCCGAAGAAGGCCGGGAGCAACATCGAGGTCGTCTGGCCCAGCAACGACAAGTCCCGCGGGTTCGCCGTGCGCCAGGGACATAAGCCGGCCCAGCTCACCGATCTGCTGGTGATCGCGACGGCGCGCGAAACCGGCATCGAATGCGAGAACCTCACCGACGCCAAGGCCCCCAACTACTTCAAGGACGCCTACGAGCAGGTCAAGCGACTGCCGGTGGGCAACCAGGGGCAGAAGCCGGACTGGGCGCTGGCGATCAACTCCGAGGACAATCGGGGCCAGAACCAGCTGCACATCCACGTCACGCTGCTCGACCCGACTGCGCGCACCGACATCGACCAGGCCGTCAAGGACCACAAGGTCGCAGGCGACCAGCACGGCTGGCAGACCGCCGTCATCGGGGTCCGCGGCCACACCGAGAACAGCCAGGTGGAGAAGAGCCCGCGGGGATACCGGGCGTGGAACGCCAAGAACTTCGACCACAACTTCTTCGCCACCCTGAACGACGAGATCGTGGCGCCGCTGAAGAAGCAGGGCGCCGACGTCGGGATGCGCAACGAGACGATGCTGATCACCCAGAACCACCAGGGCCCGGGCTTCATCGTGCTCGCCAGTGACGAGAAGACCAAGCTGGCGCCGTTCGGGGTCAACAACGTCGAGCGCCTACTCGACAAGGGCTGA
- a CDS encoding glycoside hydrolase family 16 protein has translation MANLDRRKMMMLSGLGVAAVAMPMAQGRALPTTPQAPAVPAPQAPQNYVFVDEFDGPAGSAPSAKWTVAKARETIKDPTYWEQPGRIGQYRNDRKNVFLDGKSNLVIRAAKDGDTYYSGKLASVWEGGAGHTWEARIKFNCLTAGAWPAFWLGSVGEGELDVIEWYGNGKWPSATTVHAKANGGEWETHNIGVDNAWHTWRTYWDGDVARFWLDYTDGAKPYFEVTSSQLPDWPFNDPGHTMFVVLNLAVAGSGGEDPSGGSYPADMLVDWVRVW, from the coding sequence ATGGCCAACTTGGACCGTCGAAAGATGATGATGCTGTCGGGTCTCGGCGTGGCGGCGGTCGCCATGCCGATGGCGCAGGGACGTGCCCTTCCGACCACGCCGCAAGCCCCCGCAGTCCCCGCACCGCAAGCCCCGCAGAACTACGTGTTCGTCGACGAGTTCGACGGGCCCGCGGGTTCGGCGCCCAGCGCGAAGTGGACCGTCGCCAAGGCCCGCGAGACCATCAAGGATCCCACCTACTGGGAGCAGCCAGGCCGCATCGGCCAGTACCGCAACGACCGTAAGAACGTCTTCCTGGACGGCAAGTCGAACCTGGTGATCCGTGCCGCCAAGGACGGCGACACCTACTACAGCGGCAAGCTGGCCAGCGTCTGGGAGGGCGGCGCCGGCCACACCTGGGAGGCCCGGATCAAATTCAACTGCCTGACCGCGGGCGCCTGGCCGGCCTTCTGGCTGGGCAGCGTGGGCGAGGGCGAACTCGACGTCATCGAGTGGTACGGAAACGGCAAATGGCCCTCTGCCACCACCGTGCACGCCAAGGCCAACGGCGGCGAGTGGGAAACCCACAACATCGGCGTGGATAACGCCTGGCACACCTGGCGCACCTACTGGGACGGCGACGTCGCCCGCTTCTGGCTGGACTACACCGACGGCGCCAAGCCGTATTTCGAGGTCACCTCCAGCCAGCTGCCCGACTGGCCGTTCAACGATCCGGGCCACACCATGTTCGTGGTGCTCAACCTGGCCGTCGCCGGCTCCGGCGGGGAGGACCCCAGCGGCGGTAGCTACCCGGCGGACATGCTGGTCGACTGGGTGCGGGTCTGGTAA